The following nucleotide sequence is from Thermodesulfobacteriota bacterium.
TATGAGCCTTGCGACCTTTACGGTAAGCTCGTTCGCCCCGCCGAGGTGCCCGGAGAGGAGGCTTATAACGAAACTCCCTCCCTCGTCCACCACGACCACCGGCGGGTCCTTCGCCTTGCCTTTAAGAAGTGGGGCGACAAGCCTTACCGCTATGGCGACGGCGGAGATAAATACGATCCCGTCTCCGGCCTTGAAGGCCTTCCTGACTTCCTTCGCAAGTCCCCCGTCTTTTAACTCAGCAGGCCGGAAGAGTTTTTTCCCTTTAAAACCCTTGCCTATCTTCCTGCCGAGCCCTAAGCCACGGGCCGTAACCGGAAAGACAGAGAACTTCGTCATAGCTTCTCGATCTGCCTCACAACATCCGTGAGCGTTTCCACCATTATGTCGAAGAATTTTTTCCCTTTCCCGGCCGAAGCCTTTTCCGGGTTGCCCCATACCGCACCCGGCCAGTACTTTACCTTGTCTCTCACAATGAACGGCTTTGGCAGATCAGGGTACTCCTCCTTGCTCCTGCCCTTTACGAGCTCCGGCAGGAGGTGAAGTATGAGGGAGGTCTCCATCTCTCCGGCGTGCGAATCCCCTTTGGTCTCGGCGATCTTAAAGGCCTCAGGTGGGAGGACGT
It contains:
- a CDS encoding cobalamin biosynthesis protein CbiG translates to MTKFSVFPVTARGLGLGRKIGKGFKGKKLFRPAELKDGGLAKEVRKAFKAGDGIVFISAVAIAVRLVAPLLKGKAKDPPVVVVDEGGSFVISLLSGHLGGANELTVKVARLIGGTPVITTATDIRGLPCVEDVVKRFGFAIEDARKIKAVNAAILEGGPGG